In Brassica napus cultivar Da-Ae chromosome C2, Da-Ae, whole genome shotgun sequence, the sequence AATTAGGTTTTGACGTTACTCTCGAATCATCAATAATCATCCATATGGTTGCTCTTTCTTTTCACTGTTCTTCAAAGCTCGAATTTTGACGACAAACTTTTTACAGAATcttgtttaatttaatataggTTTAATCAAAGTGTTATGAACtaattggtttgatttaattaaatcggTCAACATATATGAGATTGTAAGCATGTCTTTATATTAAGTCACGACATAGTTAATaggtcaaattttaaaatatgccataaaatttcaaataaaactatgttttaatagattagatatatctatattaatttcttttagaaccaattatatatatgattatatatcttattgtaaaccaaaaatgaaattttaaagataaaattctTACAATAATTGTTCTTTTTTGGCCTAAAAATCTCATTGACGATATATAAGGAAAGTTATATATATCTTGAATTGAACAATACTAGATCTTCTGTATTTATCTTTAAAGATCTATAATTAttagttaattaaatattagataTTGCAATTCTTCATGTAGCATAACAATAACACAATGGCATTTGCGTTTGATTCATAAAGTGCCTTCGAGAGTTCCGATACAGGACGAAAGCAAGTACGAACCACTAGATTCGATCAGTGAGTACTTAAAGGCCAggttattctctttttttttttttttttgcttttaaccTTTTAACCGTGGTTAAAGTGAAGTCATTAGGGTCAACGGGAAAAGGATATAAaagtaaaacacacaaaaacaaaaaaccaatAACTAGTTGGAGTTAAGTCCGTGtacatatatattgtaataagAAAGAACATTCAAGAATAAATATTcaacttccttttttttatttttccttcaATCAAAGCAGAATCTGTGAACctctctaaaaccctaatcaagcTCTCCTCTctagcctcctcctcctcttcacaCAAAAGCTTCCTCCTTTATTCTCGCCGGATTGTCAGGATTCTCCTCGGTTCCATCTTTCTCTGCCGCCAGGTTTATTTTCTTGATCTGAATTcagatttgtgatttttttttttttcaatctgaTTGAAAGATTTAAACTTTTCTTTCTGGGGTTTTGATCTAGGGTTTTCGATTTGAATCTTTGATTGGTTCTTGTCTCCATCTGTTGGATCTctaattagatttatttttttaaaggttaATTAACAGGACTATGGCTACCGAGGAAGGTGTACATGAGGCTCACCAAGTCTCTGAGGCTTTTGTGGTACAGTACTATCATATTGTCGGAAAGGTGACTCAAGAAGCTCATAAGCTTTATGTAGATGCTAGCGTTGTCAGCAGACCAGGTCCTGATGGTACCATGACCTCTCTCACATCCCTTGAGGTACTAACTCGTCTCCTCCTTCCATGCTCCTATTGCTTGTATCTGTGAAAAAAATCCTCTAATATATTTGAATGCTATAATTGTAAAGTAGttaatgattttaattattGGTTTCTCATGCTTTAATGCTTTGTTGACTTGAGTTTAAGAGAGACTCTTGATTAGTATCTAATGCAAGAGACTTcgcattgtgtttttttttttttatcattatggTTCCAGGCTATCGACAAGCATTTTCTTTCATGTGACTCTACTACATTCGAGGTGCTTAGTGTCGACTCTCAGTCTTCCTTGGAAGACGGGATTTTTGTTATGGTGATCGGTTTCTTGACCGGAGAAGACAACCTGAAGAGGAAGTTTTCACAAATGTTCTATCTGGCACGTCAAAACACTGCCTATGTGGTTGTTAATGACATCTTTCGTTATGTTGATGAAGTGTCCTCCACTCCAACAACTCTTCCAGCTGCTGTTGAATCTGGTAAGTCTTGTAACTTGAAagatagagagatagagagatagagagagagagagagagagtatgtTCGTATCTTGATCTGAGTTGAGAACTATTTTGTAGTGCCAGAAACTGAGGTGGTGGAGCCTGTCCATGCTCCTGCTGAAGTAAAGAACGTTGCTGAAGTGAATACGGCTGTTGCTGAAGCTGCTACTCCGTTGGACAATGGGAGTGACAAGCACTCTGTTGAAAAATCTGTTACTGCTCAGAAACCTAAAGAGATAGCTGCTGATACAGCTGCTCCCCCGGTTGATGCGGGAAAGAAATCTTTTGCTGCAATGGTGAGTTTTCTTTTTGGTGGTTTTGCTCTTGCATGTGCCGTCTATGCAATGCTTATCTAACTAACCTGAGAAACAGGTTGCTTCAATGGCGAGAAGCTCTGCTCCGTTCCAAGTTAAAGCATCCCCGGTGGTTCAGAAACCTAAATACATGGCACCATCTAAACCCCGTGAGGCGGCTCCAGCACCTAAGGCACCTACTGTTGCTGCTAGTAAACGTGAAAGGAAAAACGACCAGAGGATTGTGGACGAGCCAGGTTAGAAGGAAGAGAATGAAATATCTCTTTTTTCTTGTCTTGTCTATTTTTGGATTATCAGATTGGTAATTGTTGTTTGGGTTTCAGGCACTTCGATATTTGTGTCAAACCTGCCAATGGATGCAATGCCGCCTCAGCTATATGAACTGTTCAAGGAGTTTGGTCCTATCAAAGAACATGGGGTTCAAGTCAGAAGCTCCAATGTAATGATCTTTTGATCTATCTTGTCTTTTTTTGTTGCTAGCTTTCTTTCATTGAAGAAACAATTCTAACGTTTTTCTTATGTGGTCTCAGGCTCGTGGAACTTGCTTCGGTTTTGTTGCCTTTGAAGCTGTTACCTCTGTCCAGAGCGTGCTTGAGGTAAATTATAAGTACCAGTTTCTTGTTTCCCTCGGAATCTTTTAATTATAACTCTGTCAAATCCATAGGCTGCCAAGAACAATCCCTTCAAGCTTGGAGACCGTAAGCTTCGTGTAAAGGAAAAGCAAGGCAAGCTTTCTCTTGCTTTAGACCAACCCTCTTATCTAAACAGTTGTCAGTTCCTTATGTGCAAGTCTGAAActtccttttgttttgtttgcagTTGAGTATGATGGAAGCAAACCGTCTGGTGGGAAAAGGACGGAGAATGGGTCTGCAGCAGATGGAAGCAAGACAGAGAATGGGTCTGCTGCAGATGCGGAAGATGACTTCAAGCCTATCAGAAGCCGTAGGAACAGAAGTGAGAAGAAGGGAAACGGTCAAAACGAGAAGAACAGTGTGCAAACAACACCAAAACCAAAAGCCTGATACTCGAGAAGAGTTCATATTTGCAGCAGCAGCCTTCTTAGAAAATCTATTATTCTAAACCTTGCAACaagctgaattttttttttttttttttaacattacaGATTcatctttctttgttttcttttttacatgTCAGCACAATTTCTTCTTTTTACATCttattttgttttcgttttCTTACTTGAaccttataattttttgaaaaaaacaataaatttgtTACAAATGTGATAATCCACAGGACACTAAGCATCCTCTCATTGTTTCTGCTTTATCATCAGTACATATGTCACTTTGTCCTTGTCTTTATCTTTAAATGTTATTATCTTTAAATGTTACCGACATAGATTTCTATAAATAGAGAGGTTGTACTTGTTTATTTGAATAATCTGAATAAGATcaactcttcttctcctcttacGACCAAACTCTTCCTCTCTGTCTCCTTATCACTTTCTAACATACAtatacaataaattattatctctcacaacacgttatcagcacgagacTCTGGCCAATTGAGGCTTATCAATCCGAAAATTCTTAAACCAGCAgaggtaatgtttaaatttatgtatttcaatatacttaatttatttaaattttattattatttcggaGTGAGAGGCTGGACCTTCTTTATTTTTCGGGATGATAGGCGCTGCCTTTCCCGACTGATCGTTATGGTAGGTTATGCCTTCACGATCAGAGAAACACGTGGTAGGCTTTGCCTCcgtgaattaaaaaaaaaggtcaaaaatggtagactaagtctcctcggaccttgaaataagtaaaagtcaaaatggtagaccatgtctcctcggactttgaaaaatgatcaatatggtagtctatgactcctcggatcatgtggtaggctgagcctcccgattttatttatgctatttaaattcctgcaatttaaatttatgcaatttaaatttatgcttttaatttttgcatttaaattatgcatttaaattcccgtttttactatatttataatattattctatGAATACAGTTATCATGTCGAATTTGACAAAGCTCGAAATTAATGCCCTGGATATGACGGGAAATAATTATATGACCTGGGCAGTGGGTGCAAAGATGCACCTGAGAGGAAACAGGCTTTTGGAAACCATCGATAGTTCAAAAACGGTGTCGGATGAGAAAAAGGCTAAAACCATGATATTTTTACGACACCACATCCATGATGGTTTAAAGGATGAATATATTACGAAagaggatccttgtgacctcTGGAAATCTTTAAAAGAGAGGTTCGATCACCAGAAATATGTGATCTTACCGAAAGCTAAACACGAGTGGATCCATCTCCGGTTCCAGGATTACAAAAGTGTTAGTGAATTTAATTCCGCGATGTTCGGAATTACTTCGAGGATGATGTTATGTGGAGAGAAAATAAGTGATTATGATATGATCGAGAAAACTCTCTCCACGTTCCATCCTGAAAATGTAATCATGCAGCAACAGTACCGGGTGAATGTATATACCCGTTACTCGGAGTTGATGCAAGTCCTCCTTGTAGCGGAGCAGAATAATCAACTCGTGACTTTAAACCATCAAGCTCGTCCCACTGGATCTGCTCCATTCCCTGAAGCGAATGTTGCATCATCCAGTTATGATAATAGAAGAGGACGAGGTCGTGGACGTGGTGGAAACCGTTATcatggtcgtggaagaggacgaggaaaaAGATTTCGTCCCTATgatgaaagaaataataaagactTCCACGAAAATGAAAGGAATGAAAAGGGCTAGGATGATAAAAAGCAAACACGAAAGGTTTGCTACAGATGCGGCATGAAAGGTCATTGGGTACGTAATTGTCGTACGCCAAAACATTTAGCCGATCTGTATAGAGAATCCCAAAAGggaaaagagaaaggaagaggTGAAACAAACTTCATCTCTGATGAACCTGGGCCATCCTTTCATGGTTTGAACGATGATACTCATCTCGACGTATCAGACTTTCTAGTTGAGCCAGAGAGTATCGATGAGTGATGTAGATCGATGTGATATAAATAAACTGTATTATAGTATCTATATCTTTTGTTGTAAGATATATGTTATGTTTGTCATGtttgatgtttaataatatatgttttatgaatattttatattcagaaAATGCCAAACTTTGAGACTATGGATGGAGATCTGTGTTTGGCAGATAGTGCGTCAACGCACACGATAattaaagataagaaatatttcTCCAGTCTCAAAATAAAAGATTACGCTGGAAGCGTAAGTACAATATCTGGTAATGCAAAGATTATTATGGGCTCTGGAAGAGCGAAATTTTCAATGCCAGGGGGAACAATATTTGAAATAAGTGATGCATTGTATTCCCCCGAGTCTCATAGAAACTTGTTAAGTTTTAAGGATATCCGAAGAAATGGATATCATATTGAGACTATGAGTAAAGATGGCATTGAATTTCTTTGCATTAAGTCCGAGAGGAAACATATATTGGAAGAGTTAAGAATGTTATCCTCTGGACTATATTGTACGAAAATAACCATGACTGAGTCCTATGCCGTGGTAAACATGAAGTTTACTGATACATTTAAGATTTGGCATGAGAGGCTAGGACATCCTGGTTCAGTCATGATGAGAAAGATAGTGCAAAATTTGAATGGCCATCCGTTGAAAAACGGAAAATTTTTGCAAACGGGCGAGTTTACATGTGATGCATGTTCTCAAGGAAAGCTTATAACTCGGCCATCACCAACAAAAGTAGGCAATGAATCACCAATGTTTTtggaaagaatacatggtgatatatgtgggcCGATCCACCCACCGTGCGGGCCGTTTAAGTATTTCATGGTATTGATTAACGCATCTAGTAGATGGTCAAGTGTGTCTCTTTTGACGATACGAAATACGGCTTTCGCAAAGTTCATTGCCCAGATAATAAAGCTGAGAACGTAGTTCTCAGAGTATGCCATTAAGAAAGTAAGgcttgataatgctggtgaattTACATCACAAGCATttgatgattattgtatgtcaaTGGGGATTGATGTGGAACATCCAGTTCCCCATTTGCATACACAAAATAGCATGGCCGAGTCATTGATAAAACGGTTGCAGTTGATTGCAAGACCGTTAGTCTTGAGAACGAAGCTCCCAATTTTTGTATGGAGACATGCTATATTGCATGCGGCTGCACTGGTTCGGTTAAGACCGAGTGCATATCATAAGTACTCCCCATTACAATTGGCATCTGGGCAAGAGCCAGATGTATCCCATCttcgtgtctttgggtgtgcggTCTATGTTCCGATAGCTccgccacaaagaacaaaaatgggCCCACAAAggagattgggaatatatgtggGTTATATGTCACCAAGTATAATAAGATATCTGGAACCAGTATCTGGTGATATATTTACGGCAAGGTTTGCCGATTGCCATTTTAATGAGGATGAATTTCCAGCGTTAGTGGGAGGAATTGGTAAAATTCCTCAAGAGATTATATGGTGTACACCGTCGTTGTTACACCTTGATCCCCCTACGAATCAAAGAGAACTGGAAGTTcagaaaattgtgcatttgcataatttggcaaACCAGTTACCAGATGCGTTCACAGATACGAGAAGGGTGACGAAGTCATGTATACCCgctgaaaatgttccatcaagagttgatgttcctaaagaacaaactgatggaaataaaatgaaagaacctagggttcagttaaagagggGAAGGCCAGCGggttctaaagataaaaatctccgaaagaaaaagaaattggatGAACAAAGTAAGGTTCTAGAAGAACCTGATAttgaaagatgtctgaaagaagacataaatagaaaggttccagaagaacctgatactgaaaaatgtctgaaagaaggtatagataaagatgatccagatgacgagaagggaacagaaaagtatgagatttccatcaactacgCCCGAGATGAAAAGTTATGGATCagaaataagataaaagatgttgatggaatattctccttttctgtgtccaaagaaatcgatcatgaaaatgatgatcccgatccaaggtccattttggaatgtcagaaaagacatgattgggaggagtggaagaaggccattcaaattgaattactctccctaaataaaagaaatgtctttggacctataGTCATAACGCCTGAGAACGTAAATCCtgttgggtataagtgggtattcgtgagaaaagtaaatgagaaaaatgaagtaacacgatataaagcccgattagttgcccaaggtttttctcagagaccggtaattgattttgaggaaacgtattccccggtaatggatgcaattacgtttagatttttgatgagcctaacggcttctaaaaatcttgaaatgcatctcatggacgttgtgactgcatatttgtatggatcgttggataacaatatatatatgaagctccctgagggattgaaaatgcctgaagcattgaaagaaaaatccagggagatttgttcggtcaagttacagcgatcactttacagattaaagcaatccggacgcatgtggtacaatcgcttaagtgaatatcttttgagtaaaggatatgtgaataatgcgatatgtccatgcgtttttataaagaaatcgtcatctggctttgtgatcattgctgtatatgtagatgacctgaacataattggaactcaaaaggaggttgatgatgctcgaactcatatgaaagaggagttcgaaatgaaagatctcggcaagacaaagttttgtcttgggctccagatagagcatctccgagaagggatatttgtgcatcaatcaaactatacgAAAAGGATATTGAAACGCTTTCGTATGGACAAAGGGACTcctttgagtactccaatgATTGGTAGGTCTCTCAATGTTGAGAGTGATCCTTTTAGGTCCTGCGAAGATAGCGAGAAGATATTAGGTCCTGAAGTATCTTATATGAGTGCTATCGGTGGGCTTTTGTATCTTGCAAACTGTACCAGACCCGATATTGCCTTTGCTACTAACCTCTTGGCAAGATATAGTTCTGCTCCTACTCGCAGGCACTGGGACGGAATAAAGCATGTATTCCGTTACCTCCAAGGTACAATTGATTTAGGGTTAATGTATTTTAGAAAAcccgagtttggtatggttggttttgcagatgcaggataccTATCAGATCCTCATAAGGCTCGATCGCAAACCggttatgtttttacaattggtggAACCGCGATTTCTTGGCGGTCCCAGAAACAAACTCTGGTTGCGACATCTTCAAATTATGCAGAAACTATTGCGCTTCACGAAGCTTGTCGAGAATGTGTGTGGCTTCGGTCAATGATTCACCACATACAAGAATCAAGCGGAATGGTCAACGAGAAAGAGccgacgaaaatatttgaagataatTCAGCTTGTGTTGCTCAACTCAAGGAAGGCTACATTAAGAGTGATAGAACAAAGCACATCCCCCCAAGATTTTTCTCGTACATAAGAGAgctcgagaaaaataaagaagtggACATCGAATATGTACGATCATGCAGCAATCCAGCTAACTTGTTCACCAAAGCTCTTTCGACTACAATATTCCGAAAACACGTCTACTGTATCGGAATGCGGCATTTGCGTGACCTGTGAAGAAAAAGCTATGTCCATTATTTTCAGGGGGAGATTACGgcagtgtactctttttcccttgtcatggtttttgtcccaaCGGGTTTTTCCATGACTAGATTTTTAATGAGGCACtacgtaatacaagatggatgatcaagggggagtgttacaaATGTGATCATCCACGTATGAGGACACTAAGCATCCTCTCATTGTTTCTGCTTTATCATCAGTACATATGTCACTTTGTCCTTGTCTTTATCTTTAAATGTTACCGACATAGACATCTATAAATAGAGAGGTTGTACTTGGTTATTTGAATAATCTGAATAAGATcaactcttcttctcctcttacGACCAAACTCTTCCTCTCTGTCTCCTTATCACTTTCTAACATACAtatacaataaattattatctctcacaacaaaattaaatttttaaccaTTGTTGGAAGGGTATTTGTATCCAACAGTTTGAAATCAAAGTATCATCAAACCTCTGCATCAATATATTTCAAAACTCTTTCAGATGGTGTTAATGGGCCGGACCTCGTTAATAATAAGAGGGAAGGGCCGGGCCTCGTAAGtgcttcgtcttcttcttctgaacGAGTAGAAGTGGGGGAGGGAGATTCAGTAGAACGTAACTGGTAATCAACTCACATATTATTGGATTCCGTACCACTCTAAACCCTAGAttccgatctctctctctctgttttctttgCTACCTCTTCGTTTCTGTGgcagatcgagagagagagagagagagagaaagagagattcgTCGATTTGTGAAAACCCAATCGTATAAATTGAAGAGTTGATTCGTATCGAAATCAGGAGTATGTCGGACTGGCAAGTCAAATACAAGAGCACTGTGAAGGATCGAGGAGCTCGTGGAATCCTCAAATTAGTATGAAtctatctatttctctctttggCTTAGTTTCTTTGGTTTGGTGAATTGCTTGCttactttatataattttggcAGAGGGAAGGGATGCTGCTCTTCGTTCCAAATGATCCCAACTCTGATTCAAAGCTTAAAGTCCTTACTCCCAACATCAAAAGTACTCTTCTTTACACATCATTTATGAATAACATGTCCTTCGTTTCTTAGTGATCACTGTTTATTATTTCCTTCAATTTCTCATTGGTCAATTTTTCAGGTCAAAAATATACTAAAGAAGGATCAAATAAACCTCCTTGGCTCAATCTCACCAACAAGCAGGTTTCTTTTTGCTTACCCTTTTGTTGTGTAAGGCTGTAAAGTTCCCTTATGTCATTGAAGCTTCctcaattttttgaatataGGCAAGGAGTCATATCTTTGAGTTTGAAAATTATCAGGACATGCATGCTTGCCGTGCTCTCATCAGTACGCTTCATCTTCCATCCtcttcttttaacttttaattaaatctaacctttttttttttttttactatgagCAGCTAAGGCCCTAGCCAAATGTGAAGAGGAGCCAAATAAACCAGCTGCTGTCTTGACGTCTGCTGAGCAACTCAGTATTGCTGACTTGGAGCTACGCTTCAAGGTTCTTCGAGAAAATAGGTGTGTAAATGATTCATAACCATTAGGTTGATTTTTTTTCCCGGTTTAAAGTTTAATCAGGACTTGAGTAACGTACATATAATCTGAAGTGAGTTGCAGAGATTGCATAAGGAATTTGTGGAAACTAAAGTCTTGACTGAAGATGAATTCTGGGCTACAAGGAAGGTTGCTTCTTTGTGGTTTCCTTTAGTTTTTCAATCTTCTGTTCTTGTGGTTACCGACTTTCTTCATTGTAGAAACTACTGGGTAAAGATTCTATCAGAAAGTCGAAGCAACAGGTCGGACTGAAGAGCATGATGGTTTCCGGCATCAAACCTTCTACTGATGGGCGGGTATATTACATAATTCTCTCTACCCCTTCTTGGAAGTTATCCTTTCCAGTTAAATGCTCATGTAGGAAAGAAATAATGCATACCATATCGTCTTTGGCTCAATTAGTTCCATTTGTTGTTGTATATCATGTAACATTTCATCTGGCTTACTAAccactttcttttcttttctgtcAGACTAATAGAGTGACATTCAACTTAACCTCCGAGATAATTTTTCAGGTAACCTCTTTGGTTCACTATATTTGTCATTGCTGTAAGTGCAATAAGTTTCGGAATCCTAATCGAAGCTGGATTGGGATAAGTTTATATGGTGAATGGGGTTAAAGTTGCAATTGGGAGTACATTAGGGCTGAAATTCATAAATAGATGTTCAGGTTGCAACATGTGTTTCCAATTGAAAGCTAAACGCGAGATATGAAATAGCATTTCACTTTACCTTCTATTTTGAGTTCGTTTGATCTATAAACATTTAGAAAGAATCTTCAGTGCTGTTTTATACACGCGACTGTCCTTTCCTCATATACTATCTTCGTTACGCTTTCAGATTTTTGCTGAGAAGCCGGCTGTTCGGCAGGCATTCATAAATT encodes:
- the LOC106354486 gene encoding nuclear transport factor 2-like is translated as MATEEGVHEAHQVSEAFVVQYYHIVGKVTQEAHKLYVDASVVSRPGPDGTMTSLTSLEAIDKHFLSCDSTTFEVLSVDSQSSLEDGIFVMVIGFLTGEDNLKRKFSQMFYLARQNTAYVVVNDIFRYVDEVSSTPTTLPAAVESVPETEVVEPVHAPAEVKNVAEVNTAVAEAATPLDNGSDKHSVEKSVTAQKPKEIAADTAAPPVDAGKKSFAAMVASMARSSAPFQVKASPVVQKPKYMAPSKPREAAPAPKAPTVAASKRERKNDQRIVDEPGTSIFVSNLPMDAMPPQLYELFKEFGPIKEHGVQVRSSNARGTCFGFVAFEAVTSVQSVLEAAKNNPFKLGDRKLRVKEKQVEYDGSKPSGGKRTENGSAADGSKTENGSAADAEDDFKPIRSRRNRSEKKGNGQNEKNSVQTTPKPKA
- the LOC106355995 gene encoding uncharacterized protein LOC106355995 codes for the protein MHLRGNRLLETIDSSKTVSDEKKAKTMIFLRHHIHDGLKDEYITKEDPCDLWKSLKERFDHQKYVILPKAKHEWIHLRFQDYKSVSEFNSAMFGITSRMMLCGEKISDYDMIEKTLSTFHPENVIMQQQYRVNVYTRYSELMQVLLVAEQNNQLVTLNHQARPTGSAPFPEANVASSSYDNRRGRGRGRGGNRYHGRGRGRGKRFRPYDERNNKDFHENERNEKG